Proteins encoded in a region of the Isosphaeraceae bacterium EP7 genome:
- a CDS encoding cytochrome P450 translates to MASTTKSDPRPPGPKGGWLKGNLPEFAAGRLEAITRWSQTYGDVVSARFGPRPIWMLNHPDLVEDVLVTQNKSMNKHFALKMTGETLGNGLLTSEGDFWRRQRRMAQPAFHKERIKAHAAVMVDYAERMMEGWDDGQARDAQNDMMTLTLEIVAKTLFDADVSDESREASHAMEVGLAAFTRRVSGLIQIPTWLPTPANRQFKKALATLDRIIYRMIAERRASGEDRGDLLSMLLHAKDEDDGRGMTDRQLRDEAMTLFMAGHETTANTLGWAWFLLARHPEVEARLHAELDEVLGGRPPTLDDLPRLVYTDHVITETLRLYPTVWLLGREAMEPIEVGGYRVPVGTTLYMSQWVIQRDPRFFDDPLAYRPERWEGGLARRIHRYAYFPFGGGPRICIGNSFATMESVLLLATIAGRYRLTMEPGADVQKLPTMTLRAKGGIPVRLQKRR, encoded by the coding sequence ATGGCCAGCACGACCAAGAGCGATCCCCGGCCGCCGGGTCCCAAGGGCGGTTGGCTCAAGGGGAATCTGCCCGAGTTCGCGGCCGGCCGGCTGGAGGCCATCACACGCTGGTCGCAAACCTACGGCGACGTCGTCTCGGCGCGGTTCGGCCCCCGACCCATCTGGATGCTGAACCACCCCGACCTCGTCGAGGACGTGCTCGTCACCCAGAACAAGAGCATGAACAAGCACTTCGCCCTGAAGATGACCGGCGAGACGCTGGGAAACGGGCTGCTGACCAGCGAAGGGGACTTCTGGCGGCGGCAGCGACGGATGGCCCAGCCGGCCTTCCACAAGGAGCGGATCAAGGCCCACGCCGCCGTGATGGTCGACTATGCCGAGCGGATGATGGAGGGCTGGGACGACGGCCAGGCTCGCGACGCCCAGAACGACATGATGACGCTGACCCTGGAGATCGTCGCCAAGACGCTCTTCGACGCCGACGTGTCGGACGAATCGCGCGAGGCGAGCCATGCGATGGAGGTCGGCCTGGCCGCGTTCACACGCCGGGTCAGCGGCCTGATCCAGATCCCGACGTGGCTTCCTACCCCCGCGAACCGGCAATTCAAGAAGGCACTCGCGACGCTGGATCGGATCATCTACCGGATGATCGCCGAGCGGCGGGCCAGCGGCGAGGATCGGGGCGATTTGCTCTCGATGCTGCTGCACGCCAAGGACGAGGACGACGGCCGGGGGATGACCGACCGCCAGCTCCGCGACGAGGCGATGACCCTGTTCATGGCCGGACATGAGACCACCGCCAACACACTGGGCTGGGCCTGGTTCCTGCTGGCCAGGCACCCCGAGGTCGAGGCAAGGCTACACGCCGAACTGGACGAGGTGCTGGGCGGTCGGCCGCCGACACTCGATGACCTCCCCAGGTTGGTCTACACCGACCACGTGATCACAGAGACCTTGCGGCTCTATCCGACGGTCTGGCTGCTGGGGCGCGAGGCGATGGAGCCGATCGAGGTGGGCGGTTACCGCGTCCCGGTCGGCACCACGCTTTATATGAGCCAGTGGGTGATTCAGCGTGATCCGAGATTCTTCGACGACCCGCTCGCCTACAGGCCCGAGCGCTGGGAGGGGGGGCTGGCCAGGCGGATCCACCGCTACGCTTATTTTCCGTTCGGGGGCGGGCCGCGCATCTGCATCGGCAACAGCTTCGCGACGATGGAATCGGTGCTCTTGCTGGCCACCATCGCAGGCCGTTACCGGCTGACGATGGAGCCCGGGGCCGATGTCCAGAAGCTTCCCACGATGACGCTGCGGGCCAAGGGGGGCATCCCGGTGAGGCTACAGAAGAGGCGCTAG
- a CDS encoding PhzF family phenazine biosynthesis protein has product MINYLLLGALSPLALACGVAFVGWRIGRGRGLEIGLALGLGLGWIVSHLFVRGIPPFPPLDLLDWLPFIAGAATVVGVFESAWMPSLRARLCLNAALLVGTLAVLLRPMTLNTWSSRESVAQFAVIGLLITASWCNLAALSRRLDGWILGLILLAAALILSLIQAAYSGNLVLGQLGLGFAASVAGISLISSLEPPARLGLGAVAVAGSALASFCLIGQVYGNLAAVPAILVLAAPAGAWLGLVTPARTPIRFALGLLGVAVLLGAAVGLAYRAAPTEAPNTLEGFGKDFTPMRQRIVQVDAFTDRPFRGNPAAVCVVATQATGRWMQRVAAEMNLSETAFLHSEGEPGTYRLRWFTPMVEVDLCGHATLASAHVLWEEGHLHVGQPARFLTRSGTLNATHHGDWIRLDFPSVVSTAEALPEGLAEALGARPTWSGRAGDDWLIEVDSAESLLALNPDQALLKDIPARGFLVTAAGDGQNEDFVSRFFAPAVGIAEDPVTGSAHCALAPYWSAKLGKTRMTGRQISARGGVVRVELRGDRVDLEGQAVTVFAGELSDAAMIDA; this is encoded by the coding sequence GTGATCAACTACCTGCTCCTGGGTGCCCTGTCGCCGCTGGCGCTCGCCTGCGGCGTCGCGTTTGTCGGCTGGCGGATCGGCCGCGGCCGCGGCCTGGAAATTGGCCTGGCGCTCGGGCTGGGCCTTGGCTGGATCGTCTCGCACCTGTTCGTCCGCGGGATCCCGCCGTTCCCGCCGCTCGACCTGCTGGACTGGCTCCCCTTCATCGCCGGTGCGGCCACGGTCGTCGGCGTGTTCGAGTCGGCCTGGATGCCCAGCCTGCGGGCCCGCCTCTGCCTGAATGCGGCACTCCTCGTCGGCACCCTTGCCGTGCTCCTGCGGCCGATGACCCTGAACACGTGGTCCAGTCGGGAATCCGTCGCCCAGTTCGCCGTGATCGGACTGCTGATCACCGCGTCCTGGTGCAATCTCGCCGCGTTGTCGCGCCGGCTTGACGGCTGGATCCTGGGCTTGATCCTGCTGGCCGCCGCCCTGATTCTCAGCTTGATCCAGGCGGCCTACTCCGGGAATCTCGTCCTCGGACAACTCGGCTTGGGATTTGCCGCTTCGGTAGCTGGAATCTCCCTCATCTCCTCGCTGGAACCACCAGCAAGGCTGGGCCTTGGGGCCGTGGCGGTCGCGGGATCGGCACTTGCGAGTTTCTGCCTGATCGGCCAGGTTTACGGCAATCTCGCCGCGGTCCCGGCCATCCTGGTGCTCGCGGCCCCCGCCGGTGCCTGGCTCGGCCTGGTGACGCCGGCTCGAACGCCCATCCGATTCGCCCTGGGCCTGCTGGGAGTCGCGGTGCTGCTGGGCGCGGCAGTGGGCCTGGCGTATCGGGCAGCACCGACCGAGGCACCGAATACTCTCGAAGGTTTTGGAAAGGACTTTACGCCGATGCGTCAGCGAATTGTCCAGGTCGATGCGTTCACCGATCGCCCGTTCCGTGGGAATCCCGCCGCCGTCTGCGTCGTTGCGACCCAGGCGACGGGCCGATGGATGCAGCGAGTCGCGGCCGAGATGAACCTCTCGGAAACCGCCTTTCTCCACTCCGAAGGTGAACCCGGAACCTACCGTCTCCGCTGGTTTACCCCGATGGTCGAGGTCGACCTCTGCGGCCACGCCACGCTCGCGTCGGCCCACGTCCTCTGGGAAGAAGGCCACCTGCACGTTGGCCAGCCCGCCCGGTTCCTGACGCGCAGCGGCACCTTGAACGCCACCCATCACGGCGACTGGATCCGGCTGGATTTCCCCTCCGTCGTCTCCACGGCCGAAGCCTTGCCGGAAGGCCTAGCCGAAGCCCTCGGCGCACGCCCGACCTGGTCTGGGCGTGCCGGAGATGATTGGCTCATCGAGGTCGACTCGGCTGAATCGCTGCTCGCCCTCAACCCCGATCAGGCTCTTCTGAAAGACATCCCGGCCCGCGGCTTCCTCGTCACGGCAGCCGGCGATGGTCAGAATGAAGACTTCGTCTCCCGATTCTTCGCCCCGGCGGTTGGCATCGCCGAAGACCCCGTCACCGGCTCGGCCCATTGCGCCTTGGCCCCGTACTGGTCGGCCAAGCTGGGCAAGACCCGGATGACCGGCCGACAGATCTCGGCCCGAGGGGGCGTTGTGCGGGTCGAGCTGCGCGGCGACCGGGTCGACCTGGAAGGCCAGGCCGTCACGGTTTTCGCGGGCGAGCTGTCCGACGCGGCTATGATCGACGCCTGA
- a CDS encoding YceI family protein has translation MLRKILAVAALVVAASPVQAAEPYKVDTVHSSVIFRVKHMNVSYAYGRFNEIVGTFDLDETNPAQSKLDIKVATASIDTASKAREGHLQGPDFFSAKQFPIISFKSTKVAKTSEGAFDVTGDLTLHGVTKPLTLKIEPSGTGKGMKGEKLAGFETTFSIKRSEFGMTNMTGAIGDDVRLIVSIEGNRP, from the coding sequence ATGCTTCGCAAGATTTTGGCCGTCGCTGCCCTGGTCGTCGCCGCTTCCCCGGTCCAGGCCGCCGAGCCTTACAAGGTCGACACCGTCCACTCGTCGGTCATCTTCCGCGTCAAGCACATGAATGTCAGCTACGCCTACGGCCGGTTCAACGAGATCGTCGGCACGTTCGACCTCGACGAAACGAACCCGGCGCAGTCGAAGCTCGACATCAAGGTGGCCACCGCCAGCATCGACACCGCCAGCAAGGCCCGCGAAGGCCACCTGCAAGGACCCGACTTCTTCAGCGCCAAGCAGTTCCCCATCATCAGCTTCAAGAGCACCAAGGTGGCCAAGACTTCCGAAGGTGCCTTCGACGTGACCGGTGACCTGACCCTGCACGGCGTGACCAAGCCCCTCACCCTCAAGATCGAGCCCAGCGGCACCGGCAAAGGGATGAAGGGGGAGAAGCTCGCCGGGTTCGAGACCACGTTCTCGATCAAGCGCAGCGAATTTGGCATGACCAACATGACGGGGGCCATCGGCGACGACGTCCGATTGATCGTCAGCATCGAAGGCAACCGCCCCTGA
- the mug gene encoding G/U mismatch-specific DNA glycosylase encodes MERLGPWKPSKAEVAAAQDASVADVIGPGLSVVFCGINPSLYSAAVGRHFARPGNRFWPALHAAGFSDRRLSPWDQDEFLRMGFGITNIAGRATATAAELSADELVEGGQLLRERMERYRPRFLAVLGVTAYRGAFGRPKAVLGLQAERMGETGIWVLPNPSGLNAHYQLADLGRLYGEVRRAALG; translated from the coding sequence GTGGAACGATTGGGGCCATGGAAGCCGTCGAAGGCGGAGGTTGCGGCGGCGCAGGATGCCTCGGTTGCGGACGTGATCGGGCCGGGGCTGTCGGTGGTCTTCTGCGGGATCAACCCGAGCCTTTACTCGGCCGCCGTCGGACGGCACTTCGCCAGGCCGGGCAACCGGTTCTGGCCGGCCCTGCACGCGGCGGGGTTCAGCGATCGTCGGCTGTCTCCCTGGGATCAGGACGAGTTCTTGCGTATGGGCTTCGGCATCACCAACATCGCCGGCCGGGCGACGGCCACCGCCGCGGAGTTGTCCGCCGACGAACTGGTCGAGGGGGGACAGCTCCTCCGCGAACGCATGGAACGGTATCGCCCTCGGTTCCTGGCGGTGCTCGGCGTCACGGCGTATCGGGGCGCGTTCGGCCGGCCCAAGGCGGTCCTCGGGTTGCAAGCAGAACGGATGGGAGAAACCGGGATCTGGGTCCTTCCGAATCCGAGCGGACTGAACGCCCACTATCAACTGGCCGATCTCGGTCGGCTCTACGGCGAGGTCCGGCGGGCTGCGTTAGGATGA
- a CDS encoding GspE/PulE family protein, with translation MADTHEDEFRNALTALDAADPRFATDVVELALRLAREAEASDVHLLPTPDGLEMRWRVDGVLRPVAMLPARLGPNVVARLKVMSDLLTYRTEVPQEGRIRGEAGEVEVRVSTFPSLHGEKAVVRMFAAAGRYNTLDDLGLPAEILAAMRRLLAETSGAILLAGPAGSGKTTTLYACLRELVGHGGGGRSLATLEDPVEVAVAGVAQSQVNEAAGFTLELGLRSLLRQDPEVIAVGEVRDRTTAEVAFQASLTGHLVLTTFHAGNAAGVLGRLADMGIEPYLLRSGVLAVLCQRLARRLCDCAISCEHPAARLGLPVSQCREPVGCPLCGGTGYRGRLMLAELLLPDMGDVGASILRREDVAKIEAAALAGGMVGRWRRAIDAVEEGITSPAEIRRVLGVGEPVLEPS, from the coding sequence ATGGCAGACACCCACGAAGACGAGTTTCGCAACGCGCTGACGGCCCTTGACGCGGCGGACCCCAGATTCGCCACTGACGTGGTCGAACTCGCCCTTCGGCTGGCCAGGGAGGCGGAGGCCAGCGACGTTCACCTTCTGCCGACGCCCGACGGGCTGGAGATGCGGTGGCGGGTCGACGGCGTCCTGCGTCCGGTGGCCATGCTGCCGGCCAGGCTTGGCCCGAACGTGGTGGCTCGCTTGAAGGTGATGTCCGACCTGCTGACGTATCGGACCGAGGTGCCGCAGGAAGGGCGGATCCGGGGTGAGGCCGGCGAGGTCGAGGTGCGGGTGAGCACCTTCCCCAGCCTTCACGGCGAGAAGGCCGTCGTCCGCATGTTCGCCGCGGCGGGCCGATACAACACGCTCGACGACCTGGGCTTGCCGGCCGAGATTTTGGCCGCGATGCGTCGCCTTCTGGCCGAGACCTCGGGGGCCATCCTGCTGGCGGGGCCAGCGGGAAGCGGCAAGACGACGACGCTCTACGCTTGCTTGCGCGAGCTGGTGGGACACGGCGGCGGCGGTCGCTCGCTGGCGACGCTGGAAGACCCGGTCGAGGTGGCGGTGGCCGGCGTGGCGCAATCTCAGGTGAACGAGGCCGCTGGCTTCACGCTCGAACTGGGCCTGCGATCATTGCTGAGGCAAGACCCCGAGGTCATCGCGGTGGGGGAGGTGCGCGACCGGACCACGGCCGAGGTCGCGTTCCAGGCCTCGCTGACTGGCCACCTCGTGTTGACGACCTTCCACGCGGGCAACGCCGCGGGAGTGCTGGGTCGGCTGGCCGACATGGGCATCGAGCCCTATCTGCTGCGTAGCGGGGTGCTTGCCGTCCTATGCCAACGGCTGGCCCGGAGACTCTGCGACTGCGCCATCTCCTGCGAGCACCCGGCCGCGAGGCTGGGCCTGCCGGTCTCGCAATGCCGCGAACCCGTCGGCTGCCCGCTCTGCGGCGGTACCGGCTATCGCGGACGGCTCATGCTCGCCGAGTTACTCTTGCCCGACATGGGAGACGTGGGCGCGTCGATCCTCCGTCGCGAAGACGTGGCCAAGATCGAGGCCGCGGCGCTCGCAGGCGGGATGGTCGGCCGTTGGCGGCGAGCCATCGACGCGGTCGAGGAAGGAATCACTAGCCCGGCCGAGATCCGCCGTGTTCTGGGTGTGGGCGAGCCGGTGCTGGAACCGTCCTGA
- a CDS encoding type II secretion system F family protein — MGKAGGSVDLTQLIALNDEIAALVRAGVPLERGLSAAGGSLPGRLGAISSKLAARMEQGEGLSEALAAEGDSFPPIYRSVVEAGVKSGRLAAALEGLAGFARGYAEMRREVGLALLYPAILLVVATGLSLVLVVGVTPRLVAIFGELGLRSPGFLVGLAGLREWAWVWGPLVPALVALVTLGWFASRKSASLQPGWSGGVLRWVPWMGGMLAAARAANFAEMLALLLDHGVPYAESLRLAARATGDVALARHSGRLAEADERGEPISVAMAAELPPLLAWLMSSGGGGERGRVGALRAVAASYRRRAIERASLIRVFLPTILLLVVGGTTVLAYGLTLFVPVSELLSRLSSPD; from the coding sequence TTGGGCAAGGCGGGCGGATCGGTCGACCTGACTCAGTTGATCGCGCTCAATGATGAGATTGCGGCGTTGGTGCGGGCCGGTGTGCCGCTGGAGCGGGGGCTATCGGCTGCGGGCGGGAGCCTGCCCGGACGGCTAGGCGCGATCTCGTCGAAACTCGCGGCACGAATGGAGCAGGGTGAAGGGCTGTCGGAGGCGCTTGCGGCGGAAGGCGACAGCTTCCCGCCCATCTATCGGAGCGTGGTCGAGGCCGGGGTCAAGTCGGGGCGATTGGCGGCGGCGCTGGAAGGCCTCGCGGGGTTTGCCCGCGGTTATGCGGAGATGAGGCGGGAGGTGGGGCTGGCGTTGCTCTATCCCGCGATTCTCCTGGTGGTGGCGACGGGATTGTCCCTGGTCTTAGTCGTCGGGGTGACGCCCCGGCTGGTGGCGATTTTCGGCGAATTGGGGTTGCGCTCGCCGGGGTTCCTGGTTGGTCTGGCGGGGCTTCGGGAGTGGGCCTGGGTCTGGGGTCCGCTGGTGCCGGCGTTGGTGGCCCTGGTGACGCTGGGATGGTTCGCTTCGAGGAAGTCGGCGAGCTTGCAGCCCGGGTGGTCCGGAGGCGTGCTCCGATGGGTCCCCTGGATGGGGGGGATGCTGGCGGCGGCGCGGGCGGCGAATTTCGCCGAGATGCTGGCGCTCCTGCTCGATCACGGCGTCCCGTACGCGGAGTCGTTGCGGCTGGCCGCGAGGGCGACCGGAGATGTCGCGCTGGCACGTCACTCGGGGCGACTGGCCGAGGCGGACGAGCGGGGCGAGCCGATCAGCGTGGCGATGGCCGCGGAGCTTCCGCCATTGCTGGCCTGGTTGATGTCGTCGGGCGGCGGTGGTGAACGAGGCCGAGTCGGGGCCCTGCGGGCGGTGGCGGCGAGCTACCGCAGGCGGGCGATCGAGCGGGCCTCGCTGATTCGCGTGTTCCTGCCGACGATCCTGCTGCTTGTGGTGGGAGGGACGACGGTGCTCGCCTACGGCCTGACGCTGTTCGTGCCGGTTTCCGAGCTTCTCTCGCGCCTGTCGAGCCCCGATTGA
- a CDS encoding type II secretion system F family protein — translation MTPDEEKRPDVGANGISGRLTAAESAEFARGLASLTEGSLPLPGGLRALAGELTQGRVRSALLAVASRIEQGEPLHDAIDAEGRRFPGHLRGLILAGVRSGRLAEVLGGYVAAHLTGADLKRSIWLGLAYPAMLLVGMTGVLVFVCVSVVQDYDEVFQQFGVALPVITRRLLTISRWVNGVTAGMVAGLAVLVLAIGLIARFAMDAVQRRQFLVGLPLFGPAWRLLSLAEFSRVLALLLEGQVPLKEALPLAGEGSLDSELEEACREVAERVERGEWLSEAMSDVNAFPPTLTQVVVWAEGRRTLPEALGMAAEMFEARARSRVRFGQILVGIVVMVLALVEIGFLQLSLMLPMTQIISKLSG, via the coding sequence ATGACTCCCGACGAGGAAAAGCGGCCCGACGTGGGGGCGAACGGGATCTCGGGCCGGCTGACGGCGGCCGAATCGGCGGAGTTCGCGCGGGGGCTGGCGAGCCTGACCGAGGGGTCGTTGCCGCTGCCGGGCGGGCTGCGGGCGTTGGCCGGCGAGCTGACTCAGGGCCGGGTTCGCTCGGCCTTGCTGGCGGTGGCCTCGCGGATCGAGCAGGGCGAACCGCTGCACGACGCGATCGACGCGGAGGGGAGGAGGTTCCCCGGCCATCTCCGGGGCCTGATCCTGGCGGGGGTGAGATCGGGACGGCTGGCCGAGGTTCTTGGCGGTTATGTGGCCGCGCACCTGACGGGGGCCGACTTGAAGCGTTCGATCTGGCTGGGCCTGGCGTACCCCGCGATGTTGCTCGTGGGAATGACCGGGGTGCTCGTGTTCGTCTGCGTCTCGGTGGTGCAAGACTACGATGAGGTTTTCCAGCAGTTCGGCGTCGCCCTTCCGGTGATCACGCGCAGGCTCCTGACGATCTCCCGATGGGTCAACGGGGTGACTGCGGGGATGGTGGCGGGGCTGGCCGTGCTGGTGCTGGCAATTGGCCTGATCGCTCGGTTCGCGATGGACGCGGTGCAGCGTCGGCAATTCCTGGTGGGCCTACCGTTATTCGGGCCTGCCTGGCGATTGCTCTCCCTGGCGGAATTTTCCAGGGTCCTGGCCCTGCTTCTGGAAGGGCAGGTGCCCCTGAAGGAGGCCTTACCTCTGGCCGGGGAAGGGTCACTGGACTCCGAGTTGGAAGAAGCCTGCCGAGAGGTGGCGGAACGGGTCGAGCGCGGAGAATGGCTGTCGGAGGCAATGTCCGACGTGAATGCGTTCCCGCCCACCTTGACGCAAGTCGTGGTCTGGGCCGAGGGACGCCGGACGCTGCCGGAGGCGTTGGGGATGGCGGCGGAGATGTTCGAAGCGCGGGCGCGGTCCCGGGTCCGGTTCGGGCAGATTCTCGTGGGAATCGTCGTGATGGTGCTGGCTCTGGTCGAGATCGGCTTCCTGCAACTGTCATTGATGCTGCCGATGACCCAGATCATCTCCAAGCTGTCGGGCTGA
- a CDS encoding type II secretion system F family protein, whose amino-acid sequence MGNEARPGQRRRTSRKHGLQTLMLVIVYCALTFQIARPAVETGTPDAIALLAAWIGLGITLFGTLGLARASSDASRVLASFAIFLGIMLTCGSALGVFGLFVGLALVVALVAAIILGQRAESESLLWTIAIAARHGMPLADGVSAFARQSGRWGRARGLALSDRLREGIPLPQAMRMSKGLIPQEGVLAAAIGLETNTLAESLGEAAARLTGRGTVIGPAVRRLVYLGLLVVVGQSILGFLVYFILPKMDAVMRDFSMPMTNGTMLVRQGLGIVTGNQFTVLVPLAVQFGQLMLVAAGLLRLMGWRLENSWAFAWINPGRHSAVVMRSLALGIEAGQPLRETINSLRRWYPPAGVRRRLAGVDQGLERGGDWIELLRTTRFLRRVDCAVLESAVRAGNVPWALRTLAGQRERAFFNKLEFWTQVLFPLAMIAIGAGIMMVGMICYQPMVEIMEVLSKP is encoded by the coding sequence GTGGGAAACGAGGCAAGGCCGGGACAACGCAGACGAACGAGCCGGAAGCATGGGCTCCAGACCTTGATGCTGGTGATCGTCTATTGCGCGCTGACCTTCCAGATCGCCCGGCCTGCGGTGGAGACGGGGACGCCCGACGCCATCGCGTTGCTCGCCGCCTGGATCGGCCTGGGGATCACGCTGTTCGGAACACTGGGCCTGGCTCGTGCCTCGTCCGACGCGAGTCGCGTCCTCGCGTCGTTCGCGATCTTCCTGGGAATCATGCTGACGTGCGGCTCGGCTCTCGGGGTCTTCGGCCTGTTCGTGGGGCTCGCGCTGGTGGTTGCCCTGGTTGCGGCCATCATCCTGGGCCAGCGGGCCGAGTCTGAGTCGCTGCTCTGGACGATCGCGATCGCGGCCAGGCACGGAATGCCGCTGGCGGACGGGGTGTCGGCCTTCGCCCGGCAGAGCGGACGATGGGGTCGGGCCAGGGGGCTTGCCCTGAGCGACCGACTCAGAGAGGGCATCCCGCTGCCGCAGGCGATGCGGATGTCCAAAGGACTGATCCCCCAGGAAGGGGTACTGGCCGCGGCGATCGGGCTGGAGACGAACACGCTGGCCGAGAGCCTCGGCGAGGCCGCCGCGAGGCTGACCGGCCGAGGCACGGTGATCGGCCCCGCGGTGCGACGTCTGGTCTACCTGGGTCTCCTCGTGGTGGTGGGACAGTCGATCCTCGGATTCCTCGTCTACTTCATCCTGCCCAAGATGGACGCGGTCATGAGGGACTTCTCCATGCCGATGACAAACGGGACGATGCTGGTCCGGCAAGGGCTCGGCATCGTGACGGGCAATCAATTCACGGTGCTGGTGCCGTTGGCGGTGCAGTTCGGGCAATTGATGCTGGTGGCGGCGGGGCTGTTGCGGCTGATGGGCTGGCGGCTGGAGAACTCGTGGGCGTTCGCCTGGATCAACCCGGGCCGTCACTCGGCGGTCGTGATGCGATCCCTGGCTCTGGGGATCGAGGCGGGCCAGCCCCTGCGTGAGACGATCAACTCCTTGCGCAGGTGGTATCCGCCCGCGGGAGTGAGGCGACGCCTGGCGGGTGTGGACCAGGGCCTGGAACGGGGCGGAGACTGGATCGAGCTGTTGCGGACGACCCGCTTTCTCCGCCGGGTCGACTGCGCCGTGCTGGAGTCTGCGGTGCGTGCGGGCAACGTCCCCTGGGCCCTGCGCACCCTGGCCGGCCAGCGCGAGCGGGCGTTCTTCAACAAGCTGGAGTTCTGGACCCAGGTGCTCTTCCCGCTGGCGATGATCGCGATCGGGGCCGGCATCATGATGGTCGGCATGATCTGCTATCAGCCGATGGTCGAAATTATGGAGGTCCTGAGTAAGCCATGA
- a CDS encoding type II secretion system protein: MKTRRRGFTLFELLMVLSLGMACLGTIATVMHVLLRLDRSGRDRVAEASSLMRLGRVLKADAHASTRLEPAEGGMDLHGPNGLVARYRLKQAGMERATEGADGKVTSRAWHRLPPGCKASLDATDANGIRLLVLTVANGGGGPGKARPRVDRIEAALGRDFRFVHQKEVGR, encoded by the coding sequence TTGAAGACTCGACGGCGCGGATTCACCCTCTTCGAGCTGCTGATGGTCTTGAGCCTGGGGATGGCCTGCCTGGGGACCATCGCGACGGTCATGCATGTGCTGCTCCGTCTCGACCGATCGGGCCGCGACCGGGTCGCCGAGGCGTCGAGCCTGATGAGGCTGGGCCGTGTTCTGAAGGCCGATGCTCATGCCTCGACGCGGCTCGAACCCGCCGAAGGGGGCATGGACCTGCACGGGCCGAATGGCCTGGTCGCGCGTTATCGATTGAAACAGGCCGGGATGGAGAGGGCCACCGAGGGAGCCGACGGCAAGGTGACGTCGCGGGCCTGGCACAGGCTGCCACCGGGCTGCAAGGCGTCCCTCGATGCGACGGATGCGAATGGGATCAGGCTGCTGGTGCTGACCGTGGCGAACGGAGGGGGCGGGCCGGGGAAGGCCAGGCCGCGCGTCGACCGGATCGAGGCGGCGCTGGGACGCGACTTCCGCTTCGTGCATCAGAAGGAGGTGGGCCGATGA
- a CDS encoding DUF1559 domain-containing protein: MRGRREGFTLIELLVVISIIAVLIALLLPAVQSARSAARRVQCVNNMMQLGLALQSYESSHEAYPPGVTDLAGPVANAPTGMHHNWIIRILPYMDQRNAYNRFNFDVSVYDGRHDTVRALKISTLLCPSEGFPSIGGKTNYAACHNDVEAPIDVTNNGMFVLNRSVRHDEITDGAAFTIFLGEITHNREDLGWASGTRSTIRNTNSTPNHPILSLIDAGYQATVPKGELPDEPVNPLGTAEVDENGESIVSGPLAGPIVPGLVGGFSSTHEGGADFSFGDGSVRFLKNSINPKVFRNLGNRADGDLIGADMF, encoded by the coding sequence ATGAGAGGTCGACGCGAGGGCTTCACCCTCATCGAATTGCTGGTCGTGATCTCGATTATCGCGGTGCTGATCGCGCTGCTGCTTCCGGCCGTCCAGAGCGCCCGGAGCGCGGCCAGGCGGGTCCAGTGCGTGAACAACATGATGCAATTGGGCCTGGCCCTGCAATCGTACGAGTCGTCGCACGAGGCCTACCCGCCGGGCGTGACGGACCTGGCCGGGCCGGTGGCCAACGCCCCGACTGGGATGCATCACAACTGGATCATCCGCATCCTTCCTTATATGGATCAGAGGAACGCCTACAATCGATTCAACTTCGATGTGTCCGTCTACGACGGCCGGCACGACACGGTCCGCGCCCTGAAGATCAGCACGCTGCTCTGTCCCAGTGAAGGCTTCCCGAGCATCGGCGGCAAGACGAACTACGCCGCCTGCCACAACGACGTCGAAGCGCCCATTGACGTGACCAACAACGGGATGTTCGTCCTGAACAGGAGCGTGCGGCACGACGAGATTACCGACGGCGCGGCGTTCACGATCTTCCTGGGCGAGATCACGCACAATCGCGAGGACCTGGGCTGGGCCTCGGGGACACGCTCAACGATCCGGAATACGAACAGCACGCCTAACCACCCGATCCTCAGTCTGATCGACGCGGGATACCAGGCGACCGTCCCCAAGGGAGAGCTCCCCGACGAGCCGGTGAATCCACTTGGGACGGCCGAGGTCGACGAGAATGGAGAGTCGATCGTCTCAGGACCGCTGGCCGGGCCCATCGTCCCGGGGCTGGTGGGAGGATTCAGCAGCACGCACGAGGGCGGGGCCGACTTCTCGTTCGGGGACGGCTCGGTCCGGTTCCTCAAGAATTCGATCAACCCGAAGGTCTTCCGCAACCTGGGCAACCGGGCCGACGGAGACCTGATCGGTGCCGACATGTTCTGA